A window of the Oscillospiraceae bacterium genome harbors these coding sequences:
- the infC gene encoding translation initiation factor IF-3 yields the protein MWRCLTISNRELQINDDIRDREVRVVDAEGNQMGIMPAAEARRLAYSRDLDLVKIAPQAKPPVCKLIDYGKYRFEQAKREKESRKNQHIVEIKEVRLSLNIDTHDFDTKVNHAIRFLKEGNKVKASIRFRGREMGHPEQGYTIMKKFAETLTEYASVEKPAKLEGRNMLMFLAAKPAAAKTAKAPSGKPQKAAD from the coding sequence CCGCGAGGTCCGCGTTGTCGACGCAGAGGGCAACCAGATGGGCATTATGCCGGCTGCCGAGGCACGCAGGCTTGCTTATTCCAGGGACCTGGATTTAGTCAAAATAGCGCCGCAGGCAAAACCGCCTGTGTGCAAGCTGATTGACTATGGCAAATATCGTTTTGAGCAGGCAAAGCGGGAAAAAGAGTCCCGTAAAAATCAGCATATTGTCGAAATTAAAGAAGTGCGCCTGTCTTTAAATATTGACACGCATGATTTCGACACTAAGGTAAACCACGCCATCCGCTTTCTGAAAGAGGGCAATAAGGTTAAGGCCTCCATTCGCTTCCGCGGCCGTGAAATGGGCCACCCTGAGCAGGGCTATACCATTATGAAAAAATTTGCCGAGACTTTGACAGAATATGCCAGCGTAGAAAAGCCTGCTAAGCTGGAGGGGCGCAATATGCTGATGTTCCTTGCCGCAAAACCGGCCGCCGCAAAGACTGCAAAGGCCCCAAGCGGCAAGCCGCAGAAAGCAGCTGACTAA
- the rpmI gene encoding 50S ribosomal protein L35 — translation MPKIKTHSGAKKRFKLSKSGKVIRSHANMGHFLNGHDKGAKFKRNMRGTCVADKANTATVKRLIPYK, via the coding sequence ATGCCTAAGATCAAAACGCATTCCGGCGCAAAGAAGCGCTTCAAACTCTCTAAAAGCGGAAAAGTTATCCGCTCTCATGCAAACATGGGCCATTTCCTCAACGGCCATGACAAGGGCGCAAAATTTAAGCGCAATATGCGCGGCACCTGTGTTGCAGACAAAGCCAACACCGCTACTGTAAAGCGCTTGATTCCTTACAAATAA
- the rplT gene encoding 50S ribosomal protein L20 → MARVKGALATRKRRKKVLKLAKGYWGSKSRHFKMAKQAVMKSGNYAFAGRRARKRDFRRLWITRISAACRADGMSYSAFMNGLKKAGITLNRKMLSEVAISDDAAFKGLVEQAKAAL, encoded by the coding sequence ATGGCAAGAGTTAAGGGCGCACTCGCTACGCGTAAAAGAAGAAAGAAAGTACTGAAACTGGCCAAGGGCTACTGGGGCAGCAAGAGCCGCCACTTTAAGATGGCCAAACAGGCCGTTATGAAGTCCGGCAACTACGCTTTTGCAGGACGCCGTGCCCGCAAGCGTGACTTCCGCCGCCTGTGGATCACCCGTATTTCCGCAGCCTGCCGTGCGGATGGCATGTCTTATTCCGCTTTCATGAATGGCTTGAAAAAAGCCGGCATTACCCTGAACCGCAAGATGCTTTCTGAAGTTGCTATCAGCGATGATGCAGCATTCAAGGGCCTTGTCGAGCAGGCTAAAGCAGCTTTATAA